Below is a window of Chloroflexota bacterium DNA.
GCGACTCCGTCGTCGTCGTGGAGGACGTGCTGACGAGTGGGGGCTCGGCGATCCGTGCGGCGCACGTACTGGGCGAGGCGGGGTGTCGCGTCGCCAAGATTATCGGCGTCATCGATCGA
It encodes the following:
- a CDS encoding phosphoribosyltransferase family protein; translated protein: DSVVVVEDVLTSGGSAIRAAHVLGEAGCRVAKIIGVIDREEGAREAVAAAGFDLDALFTRSELDRWLW